In Leptospira sp. WS58.C1, a single genomic region encodes these proteins:
- a CDS encoding heme/hemin ABC transporter substrate-binding protein produces the protein MKKLITLALFLCLPASIFAEAKDLRIVTLNGTVSEIVFALGKGKLVVGNDTSSLYPPEALALPKVGYQRALSAEGILSLKPNLILGLEYAGPPEVIEQLKSAGIKVIIYPGSPGVEPALNNILAIGKDIGAEKEAQKIVQDIRKKHSKIAEKVSKLKSKPKVLFVYHRGTSLAQVSGTETPADEMIRLGGGINAVNGFKGFKPITPEAVIAAQPDIILIPSRGLESLGGKDGVFSLPGVKDTPAGKKARVVSIDDLVLLGFGPRLGQGIEELFESFHSKTSEKK, from the coding sequence ATGAAAAAACTCATAACCTTGGCTTTGTTCCTCTGTTTACCTGCATCTATTTTCGCAGAGGCAAAGGATCTTAGGATCGTAACATTAAACGGAACAGTTTCCGAAATCGTTTTTGCATTAGGGAAAGGTAAATTAGTAGTGGGTAATGACACTTCTTCCCTTTATCCTCCGGAAGCTTTAGCGCTTCCTAAAGTAGGTTATCAAAGAGCTCTTTCAGCGGAAGGTATTCTTTCCTTAAAACCGAATCTGATCCTTGGACTAGAATACGCAGGTCCCCCTGAAGTGATCGAACAACTCAAATCAGCCGGCATAAAAGTGATCATTTATCCCGGATCACCCGGAGTGGAACCTGCATTGAATAATATTCTCGCTATCGGAAAAGACATCGGAGCGGAAAAAGAAGCTCAAAAGATCGTGCAAGATATCCGCAAAAAACATTCCAAAATTGCGGAGAAGGTTTCCAAATTAAAATCCAAACCGAAAGTACTATTCGTATATCATAGAGGAACTAGCCTCGCGCAAGTGTCCGGTACGGAAACTCCCGCGGATGAAATGATCCGGCTCGGAGGAGGGATCAATGCGGTGAACGGTTTCAAAGGTTTTAAACCGATCACGCCGGAAGCCGTAATCGCGGCACAACCTGATATCATCCTAATTCCAAGCAGAGGTTTAGAAAGTCTTGGCGGGAAAGACGGAGTATTCTCCCTTCCCGGTGTGAAAGATACCCCTGCCGGAAAAAAAGCGAGAGTGGTTTCGATAGACGATCTAGTTCTTTTAGGTTTCGGACCTAGACTTGGTCAGGGTATCGAGGAATTATTCGAATCATTCCATTCTAAAACTTCTGAGAAAAAATGA